The Pedococcus dokdonensis region GCGTGCTGCCGGCGCAGCTCCTCTTTCGCTGCCTTCAGGTCCGTTGCCTTCTTCTTGATCACCGCGCCGAACTTGGAGAAGGCGCCGTCCGACTGCAGGCTCGGACCTGACCCGAGGAGGGGGGCGTCAGCGGGCGGACGAAACTGCTCGGTCCATGACGACCCGTCCCAGTAGCGCTCGTTTCCCTGCCCGTCGGGATACCACCCTGCAACTGCTTGTTCGACCATGCGTGCATGCTTTCATCCCGGCACGAAAATCACCGGAAAACGACCAAAGGTGTCGACACTACAGCGTCATCCCCCGGGCGCAGCCATGGTTCGCGACTCAGGCGTCGGGCCGTCGGATGGCCGCTTCCCGGGGGATTGAGAGCCCCGCTGGAGCGCTCGCCGCGGCAGGCTACAAGCAGCCAAAATACCGGACCGTGAGGGGATGGTGACTTGCGGCGCAAAGACGCAAGGCCATGACAGCGGCACGACGTGCCTCAGCTGCGCACGGAGTTTGCCGCCAGCCGAAGATCCCTAAAGTCCTCGACGGCCAGGCGAGCGGCTCGGACAAACCCTGTCACGCTTCCTCTCGCAACCACGAAGATGTCCTCGATTACCGCGTCCGGCGGGGTGACTTCGCCGTAGCAGTCGTGCCAGGCAAACTCGGTCAGTTCGAGCACGTCGAGAACCGCTGCTGCATGGGGACCAAACTCTGCCCGCGCCCGACCTTCTCGGTCACCGCGCCTGTCTGCCCTGCTAATCGCCATGTACACACTCTGCACGGCCCGCGCTGAGAACGCCCGGACTTGGGCAACCAGGGCCTGCCTGACCACGCTGTTCGCGGCGGATAGACGCACTCCGCCATCGCCACCTCCGAGCATCAGTCCGACGCGGCAAACACTTCCAGCGCGAACGGGCGATAATCGTCGTCGGAAACTTCGATACGAAACCCGCTGGCTGTAAGGAGAGTGGACATTGCTTCGGCCATGGCCCCAGCGATAGCTCCCTTAAGCTGAATAGCGGGGTGATCGAACTCGCCAGACTCCAGGGCAGCAATGCCACGATCAGCGAGCTCCTGACTAGCGACCCAGTGAACGAATACTCCTCCTCCGCCATCGTCGAACGGGTCAACCTCAACCTCAGCTCCCGGGACATGCAACCGGTCCGCGGTTCCGACATGACCCGGCAAGCCCGCCGCGGTCAGGGTTTCGACAACGGCGAACGCCAGCCGCCGGCGGGCGTCCACCTCGTGTTGAGGCGACGGGGTAAGAGACATGCCAAGCATGATGCCGGACGAATGTCCGAGCCTCCATGCAGACGCGGGAACTCGCGGCGGGTTAGACGCACCTTCCGGAGCGCTGGCACGAGCGGGCGTTCTACGGCTTGTCCAGCGGGCCCCACGGTTTGGGTGAACTGAGGACGATGGTCGTCGCGGATCTGCCGAATTCGTTGAGCTTGTCGATCAGCGGCTCGAGGTCGGCGAGGTCTGCGACTGCGACCTTGAGGACGTGATCGTCAGAGCCGGTGACCCTGTGGTCTTCCAGTACTGCTGGGGTCTCGGCTGCAAGTTCTGCGACCCGGAATGATTCACGCCTACCGTTGGTGTCGACGACGATGAACGCAGTGACGCCGTAGCCAGCTGCGCGCGGGTCCACCTTGGCGTGGTAGCCGGCGATCACGCCGGTGTTCTCCATCCGTCGCACCCGGCTGGCGACGGTGGCGGCCGAGAGTCCCGACTGCCTGGCCAGTTCGCGGTACCCGAGCCGGGCATCGTTCTGGAGCAAACCCAGCAGCTTCCAGTCCCAATCGTCGAGGTTATGCATTCGCTCACCATAGACAGCCACGGGCGTTCAAATGGTTGAGATGGGCGGGCCAGGTTGACGCGGCGTGCGTAGATCTGCACGGTTTGCTCGCCCTATGTTTATCGACATGACAGCACGAGGAAGCAATCGGTGAACGTGCGAACACTGGCGCTGTTCTGCGTCGTCTCGATCCTGTGGGGTGTCCCGTACCTCCTGATCGCAGAAGCACTTGACGCGGGGCTGGGACCGTTGACCGTCGTGGCGGGGCGCGTCCTCGTTGGCACCCTGGTGCTTGTCGCTGTGGTCCGGACGAGGGCTTTGGACGTCCTCCGGCAAGCACCCGGGAAGACGGCGCTCCTGGCGCTCGTGGAAGTCGTGGTTCCCTTCACGTTCATCGCTGTTGCCGAGCGAAGCGTCACGTCAGGCACGGCGGGTGTTCTGATTTCCCTGGAGCCGTTCTTCGTGCTGATCTGGTCGGTCCTCCTGGGGTCGGGGGTCCATCATTCGT contains the following coding sequences:
- a CDS encoding Lrp/AsnC family transcriptional regulator, whose protein sequence is MHNLDDWDWKLLGLLQNDARLGYRELARQSGLSAATVASRVRRMENTGVIAGYHAKVDPRAAGYGVTAFIVVDTNGRRESFRVAELAAETPAVLEDHRVTGSDDHVLKVAVADLADLEPLIDKLNEFGRSATTIVLSSPKPWGPLDKP